One window of Elaeis guineensis isolate ETL-2024a chromosome 11, EG11, whole genome shotgun sequence genomic DNA carries:
- the LOC105053731 gene encoding alcohol dehydrogenase-like 6 isoform X1: protein MSSPIKTPGVITCKAAVAWGPGEPLVLEEVEVDPPNPMEIRVKVVCTSLCRSDVTQWESKAQPALFPRIFGHEASGIVESVGEGVNEFEVGDHVLTVFIGECKSCKHCLSGKSNICQTLGLERRGLMHSDNKTRFSIKGRPVYHYCAVSSFSEYTVVHSGCAVKISQTAPMDRICLLSCGVAAGLGAAWKVADISKGSTVVIFGLGTVGLSVAQGAKLRGASRIIGVDTNPQKYEKGKAFGVTEYINPDECNEPVQQVVKRMTDGGADFSFECVGDTGIVSTALQSCCDGWGLTVTLGVPKMRPEVSAHYALLLSGRTLKGSLFGGWKPKSDLPQLAEKYLREEIQLDDLVTHDLPFNNINEALNLMKEGKCLRCVIHLPQ from the exons ATGTCTTCGCCGATCAAAACTCCGGGCGTCATCACCTGCAAAG CTGCGGTGGCGTGGGGACCAGGGGAGCCTCTGGTGCTGGAGGAAGTAGAGGTGGATCCCCCCAACCCAATGGAGATTCGTGTCAAAGTCGTCTGCACTTCTCTCTGCCGGAGCGATGTCACCCAGTGGGAATCAAAG GCACAACCTGCTCTGTTTCCTCGGATCTTTGGCCATGAAGCATCTGG GATTGTTGAAAGTGTAGGCGAAGGAGTTAATGAATTTGAAGTGGGAGATCATGTACTCACAGTGTTCATTGGAGAGTGCAAGAGCTGCAAGCATTGCCTTTCTGGAAAGAGTAACATATGCCAGACTCTGGGTTTGGAGAGGAGGGGCCTCATGCACAGTGACAACAAGACTCGTTTCTCGATAAAAGGGAGACCTGTTTACCATTATTGTGCAGTGTCAAGCTTCAGTGAATATACAGTGGTCCACTCTGGTTGTGCCGTTAAAATCAGCCAAACTGCACCTATGGATAGAATATGCCTTTTAAGTTGTGGAGTAGCTGCAG GCCTTGGTGCAGCTTGGAAAGTTGCAGACATATCGAAAGGGTCAACTGTAGTTATTTTTGGTCTTGGAACTGTAGGCCTGTCA GTAGCACAAGGTGCTAAATTAAGGGGGGCTTCTCGAATCATTGGAGTGGATACTAATCCTCAAAAGTATGAAAAGG GAAAGGCTTTTGGTGTGACAGAATATATCAATCCAGATGAGTGCAATGAACCTGTCCAGCAG GTTGTAAAGCGCATGACTGATGGAGGGGCAGATTTCTCTTTTGAATGTGTTGGTGATACTGGAATAGTATCCACTGCATTACAATCATGTTGTGAT GGCTGGGGACTGACTGTGACTTTAGGTGTGCCAAAAATGAGGCCAGAAGTATCAGCTCATTATGCCTTGCTTCTTTCTGGAAGAACTTTAAAGGGTTCTTTATTTGGAGGATGGAAACCGAAATCTGACCTCCCACAATTAGCTGAAAAATATTTGAGGGAG GAAATTCAACTTGATGATCTCGTTACACATGATTTGccatttaataatattaatgaagCTTTGAACCTAATGAAAGAAGGGAAATGTTTGCGCTGTGTGATCCATCTGCCCCAATGA
- the LOC105053731 gene encoding alcohol dehydrogenase-like 6 isoform X2: MSSPIKTPGVITCKAAVAWGPGEPLVLEEVEVDPPNPMEIRVKVVCTSLCRSDVTQWESKAQPALFPRIFGHEASGIVESVGEGVNEFEVGDHVLTVFIGECKSCKHCLSGKSNICQTLGLERRGLMHSDNKTRFSIKGRPVYHYCAVSSFSEYTVVHSGCAVKISQTAPMDRICLLSCGVAAGLGAAWKVADISKGSTVVIFGLGTVGLSVAQGAKLRGASRIIGVDTNPQKYEKGKAFGVTEYINPDECNEPVQQVVKRMTDGGADFSFECVGDTGIVSTALQSCCDGWGLTVTLGVPKMRPEVSAHYALLLSGRTLKGSLFGGWKPKSDLPQLAEKYLRELVFLRVEVILKRSPSSQITT, encoded by the exons ATGTCTTCGCCGATCAAAACTCCGGGCGTCATCACCTGCAAAG CTGCGGTGGCGTGGGGACCAGGGGAGCCTCTGGTGCTGGAGGAAGTAGAGGTGGATCCCCCCAACCCAATGGAGATTCGTGTCAAAGTCGTCTGCACTTCTCTCTGCCGGAGCGATGTCACCCAGTGGGAATCAAAG GCACAACCTGCTCTGTTTCCTCGGATCTTTGGCCATGAAGCATCTGG GATTGTTGAAAGTGTAGGCGAAGGAGTTAATGAATTTGAAGTGGGAGATCATGTACTCACAGTGTTCATTGGAGAGTGCAAGAGCTGCAAGCATTGCCTTTCTGGAAAGAGTAACATATGCCAGACTCTGGGTTTGGAGAGGAGGGGCCTCATGCACAGTGACAACAAGACTCGTTTCTCGATAAAAGGGAGACCTGTTTACCATTATTGTGCAGTGTCAAGCTTCAGTGAATATACAGTGGTCCACTCTGGTTGTGCCGTTAAAATCAGCCAAACTGCACCTATGGATAGAATATGCCTTTTAAGTTGTGGAGTAGCTGCAG GCCTTGGTGCAGCTTGGAAAGTTGCAGACATATCGAAAGGGTCAACTGTAGTTATTTTTGGTCTTGGAACTGTAGGCCTGTCA GTAGCACAAGGTGCTAAATTAAGGGGGGCTTCTCGAATCATTGGAGTGGATACTAATCCTCAAAAGTATGAAAAGG GAAAGGCTTTTGGTGTGACAGAATATATCAATCCAGATGAGTGCAATGAACCTGTCCAGCAG GTTGTAAAGCGCATGACTGATGGAGGGGCAGATTTCTCTTTTGAATGTGTTGGTGATACTGGAATAGTATCCACTGCATTACAATCATGTTGTGAT GGCTGGGGACTGACTGTGACTTTAGGTGTGCCAAAAATGAGGCCAGAAGTATCAGCTCATTATGCCTTGCTTCTTTCTGGAAGAACTTTAAAGGGTTCTTTATTTGGAGGATGGAAACCGAAATCTGACCTCCCACAATTAGCTGAAAAATATTTGAGGGAG CTTGTGTTTCTGCGAGTGGAAGTCATACTCAAGAGATCTCCATCATCACAAATAACCACCTGA